The Methanocaldococcus infernus ME region TGCAAAGATAAGGATCCTTGGAGTAGGAAAAATTAAAAAAGGTTGAAAGACATGGAAGGAAGACATGTAATCTCTGCTCTTGTCTTAAATAAACCTGGAGTGCTACAAAGAATTTCAGGGTTATTCACAAGAAGAGGATTTAATATTCATAGTATAACTGTTGGAGAAACAGAGAATCCAAATATATCAAGAATGACTATTGTGGTTAATGGAGATGATAAAATTTTAGAGCAAGTTGTCAAGCAATTAAATAAGTTAATTGATGTAATAAAGGTTAGTGAGCTTAAAGAGAAAAGAGCTGTTGAGAGAGAACTCTGTTTAATAAAAGTTTATGCCCCAACAGAAACAGCAAAGTCTCAAGTTATTCAGTATGCAAATATCTTTAGGGGAAGAATAGTTGATCTAAGTCCAGAATCATTAATAGTTGAAATTACAGGAAGTGAAGATAAAATAGATGCCTTTATAGAGCTTGTTAAACCACTTGGCATTAAAGAGATGGCAAGAACTGGAGTTACAGCTTTAGCAAGGGGTCCTAAAGTTTTAAAGTCTAAATAAAAAATTATGAATTTAAATTAACCAATCTACTCTAATAAAAAAATAAAAATTAGTTAGAGGAGCTTAGAACTCCTCATCTTCTCCTCCCATTCCTCCGCCTTTCTCTTCTCCTTTGGATTTCTCTGCAGCTATGACATCATCAATTCTTAAGAGCATAACTGACGCTTCAGTAGCTGAGTCTATAGCTTGAGTCTTAACCTTTAATGGCTCAACAACTCCTTTTTCTAACATGTTAACGACTTCTCCTTCAAAGACATCTAATCCGTAAACTTCTCCTCCTTCTTTCTCGTGTGCAGCTCTTAACTTGACTAACATGTCAATTGGATCTAATCCAGAGTTCTCGGCTAAGGTTCTTGGAATTACCTCTAATGCATCTGCGAAAGCTCTAACAGCGAGTTGCTCTCTTCCTTCTATACTTTCAGAGTATTTTCTTAATCTCTTAGCTAACTCTATCTCAGCAGCTCCTCCACCGGCTACAATTCTTCCATCCTCTAAGGCGCACTTAACAACGCCTATAGCATCTTCTAAAGCTCTTGCAACCTCTTCAACAACGTGCTCGGTTGAACCTCTTGCTAATATTGTAACTGCCTTTGGATGCTTGCAGTTTTCAACGAAGATCATTGCGTCTCCAGCAACCTTTCTCTCTTCAACTAATCCAGCCTCTCCAAGGTCTTCTGGGGTTAAGTCATCTATCTTAGTAACGATTCTTGCTCCAGTAGCCTTAGCTAATTTCTCCATATCTGACTTCTTAACTCTTCTAACTGCTAAGATTCCCTTCTTAGCTAAGTAGTGCTGAGCTAAGTCGTCAATTCCCTTCTGACAGAACACTACGTTAGCTCCAGTAGCAGCTATCTTATCAACCATATCCTTAATCATTTTCTCTTCTTGCTCGATGAACTCAATTAACTTACTTGGGTCAGTTATTCTTATCTCAGCGTCAGTTTCAGTTTCTTTAACTTCAATTGGGCAGTTTAATAATGCTATCTTAGCGTTTTCTACTTTCTTTGGCATTTGTGGGTTAACTCTCTCCTTGTCAATAACAACTCCTTTTATTAAGGTTGTTTCTTCTATTGGAGCTCCTTCCTTCTTCTCAACTTTTATTAAATCTTTATCAACTTTTCCAGTCTCTTCATCAACGACAGATCTAACAGCTTCAACGACTATTTCAGCTAACTTCTCTCTTGCCTTCTCAGCTCCTTTTCCAGTTATTGAAGTCATTGCGATTTTCTTTAACATTTCAGTGTCTTCTGGCTTAACTTCCTTAGCTATGTTCTTTAACTCCTCTATAGCCTTATTTCTTGCTAACTCATAACCGTTTATTATAACACTTGGGTGTATATTCTGATCTAACAACTCTTCAGCCTTTCTTAATAACTCTCCAGCGATAACAACAGCTGTTGTAGTTCCATCTCCAACCTCTTTCTCTTGAGTCTTAGCGACTTCAATTAACATCTTAGCAGCTGGATGTTCAACACTCATCTCTTTTAATATGGTAACTCCGTCGTTAGTAACTATTATATCTCCTAACTCGTCAACTAACATCTTGTCCATTCCCTTTGGTCCTAAGGTAGTTCTTACAGTCTCAGCTATTATTCTCCCTGCCAAGATGTTCATTCTTTGAGCATCTCTTCCAACGTATCTCTTAACATTCTCTGGTAAAACTACTATTGGAGCGTTCATTGCCATCCCTATCACCTTTCACTTGGTTCTTGCTTCGGTATGTATATGTTGTTGTAGTAGTATATAAAGGTTTTGGTTTTGTTGTTTTAATTATTCAGTTATAACAATAACTTTATCTTCAGTTATGTAAATAGTATGCTCAGCCTGAGAAACCATTCCTCCCTCTTTTTCTTTTAAAATAGGATAGCCATAGATAGCATTAGCTTTTAAAAGAGAGTTTAGAATAAATCTATCTTTTTTATCTTTAATTACCCATCTTTCAGCAAAGGGGAGATAAGGATATTTTTTAGAGATCTCATCTAACAATTTTTTAGCTTTTAAAAGTCTTATAGGCCTTTTAGCTAAGAACTTATATATATTTCCAAGCTCCCCATCCTTAACCATTCCAAAGCCATCAGTGGCAAAGGGCTCTATAGCTACTAAGTCACCAACTCCTATAGTTTTATTTGTTTTCTCATAGACATTTGGAATACTTATCCCAGTGTGTAACTCATATCTATACATCACATGCCCAGAGAGGTTAGCAATTGGCTTAAAGCCATAGCTTTCAATAGTTTCCTGAATAATTTTTCCCATCTCTCCAATATTCATAGGAATCTCTATTCTATTGATAACTTCTTTTAGAGCATCTTCTGAAGCTCTCACTAACTCTTTATACTTTCCTGAGAGATCTATGGTTACAGCTGTATCTGCTATGTAGCCATCAACATGAACTCCTAAGTCAAGCTTAACCAAGTCTATGTCATTGAAAGTTAGAGGGTCATTAAAACTTGGAGTGTAGTGAGCAGCAATATCATTTATAGAGAGGTTACAGGGAAAAGCTGGCTCTCCTCCAAGCTCTTTAATTCTATTCTCAACAAATTCAGCCACATCAATTAACTTAACTCCTGGCTTTATCATCTTTTTAGCTTCCTCTCTAACTTTCTTAGCTATCTCTCCAGCTTTTAGTATCTTATCTATCATTTTCCCTTACCTTTAGATATAGATCTATAGTAGAGAGAAGTCCAAGGAGTAAAGAAGGAGTTAAAGCTTCTCTTGGATCATATCCACAGATAATTCCTATTGAGTAAGTTAGTAAGGTTAGGAAAGAGACTATAAAGATTCCTGTCCCTATAATTGAAGCCACTAACCTAAAGCCCTCATGGTTCTTTAAGTATAATATTCCTACAATAAATAAAGATATCTTCCCTAAAATTTCTGGCTCAAAGATTGATAAAAATATATAAAGTAAAGCTAAAATTACTCTCAATTTCTCACCCTAATATTAGTGAAGCAATGGCATAAATCAATGAGGAGAGGATGTAAGCTATTAATAAACTTGAAATCATTGAAAATAAAGCCCATTTCCAGCCAACCTCTGATTTTAGAGTGGCTAAGGTTGCTATGCATGGGAAGTATAAGAGGGAAAATACAAGATATGAGAGAGCTGAAGGTAGGGTGAATGATAAATTCCCTTTATATAAGATCTCTAAGCTACTGACAACAAGCTCTTTAGCAATAACTCCATAAATTAGAGAAACTACAGCCCTCCAATCCCAATTTTGTATAAAGATGTGGGAAAGAGTTTCTCCAACATAATATGATAGAGAGTTCTCTGGAGTTGGATAAGTTAATAAATATATTAAGATGGATCCAAGTAAGATAATGGTTGAAGCTTTGTATAAGAAAGCTTTAACTCTAAACCAAGTATTCCTAAATATTGATGAAAATGTTGGAACATTATAGTGAGGAAGCTCAATAATCAACTCCATTGGAGGGGTTTTAAAAACAACTCTTCTTAATATAAGGGTTAAAAAGATAGCTACAAATAGACCTAAGAAATAGTAAAAGACTAAGAGAATTCCTTGATAGCTCTTAAAGAACATTGCTATGAAGAAAGCAAAGATTGGTAAACGAGCAGTACATGGGATAAATGGAGAAATAATAGCTGTTATTATTCTGTCTGCCCTATCCCTAATAACTCTTGTAGCTATAACCCCAGGAACATTACAACCATAGGAGATAATTAAAGGAATTGAAGCCTCTCCAGGTAGCCCAAGCTTTTTTAAAATAGAGTCTAATAAATAAGGAACTCTTGAAAGGTAGCCACTCTCCTCCAAGATAGCTAAGAAGATAAACATAAATGCTAAAATTGGGATAAAGGAGAGAACTGTTCCAACCCCTTCAATAACTCCATCAGCTAACAAATTTATAAAAAAGTTATTTCCTAAAGATTTTATATAGCTGGCTAAGGTGTTAAAGAAGAGTGAGATGAGGTCAACAAGTGGAGCACTTGTTTTAAATGTGAAATTAAAAAGAAGCCAAAATATTGGGATCATTACTAAGTAGCCATACTTAGATAGTATAACTTCATCTAAGAGGTTAGTAATATCTTCTTTCTTTTCTACTTTGACACACTCTTTTATAATCTCTTCAATAACTCTATATCTCTCTTTGACAATTTCATCTCCTAACTCTTTAGTAGCTAAGAATCTACTAATTTTCTTGTCTTTAAATTTCTCTTCTAACTTTTTTATTTTCTCTTCAATCTCCTTTGAATACAGGGTTATTTTTTTATCTCCTTGTTTTTTTGAGAGCTCATAAATTTTCTCTATAAGTTTGTCTATGTTTATATCTTTAATTACTGATATGGGGATAACTTCTAAATTAAGTTTCTCTTTTAACTTCTCAACATCTATCTTTATCCCAAGCTCTTCAGCCTTATCTATCTTATTTAAAACCAATAGTGGCTTAATTCCCAAGTCAAGGAGTTCTAAGGTTAAATATAAGTTCTTCTCAAGGGCAGTACTATCCAAAATATTTATAACCAAGTCTGGCTTATTATTAATTAGGTAGTCTATAGCTATCTTCTGATCAATTCCTTCTGATGATAAAGTATAGAGTCCAGGCAGATCTATAACTTTAAACTTTTCATCCTTATATTTGAAAAGTCCTTCCTTTTTCTCCACTGTAACCCCTGGCCAATTTCCAATATAAACATTTTCCTTAGTTAGCTTATGAAATAGTGAAGACTTCCCAACATTTGGATTTCCAATTAAGGCTATTTCCTTCATTCTAAAACCTCTCCAAATATTTTTTTAGCCTGCCCCCTTCCAATAGCTACTTTCCCCCCTCTAACTTCTAAGACAACTGGGCCAAAATCATTTTTTAAGATTTTTACTACACTTCCCTCTACAATCCCTAACTCTTTTAATCTTTCTTTAATTCCAAATCCTCCCCCTATATTCAAAATTTTAAATTTTCCTTTTTTGACATCACTTAAACTTATCATTTTCTCACAATCAAATTTTCGGCTAACCGAAAATTTTTAT contains the following coding sequences:
- the ilvN gene encoding acetolactate synthase small subunit — encoded protein: MEGRHVISALVLNKPGVLQRISGLFTRRGFNIHSITVGETENPNISRMTIVVNGDDKILEQVVKQLNKLIDVIKVSELKEKRAVERELCLIKVYAPTETAKSQVIQYANIFRGRIVDLSPESLIVEITGSEDKIDAFIELVKPLGIKEMARTGVTALARGPKVLKSK
- the thsB gene encoding thermosome subunit beta translates to MAMNAPIVVLPENVKRYVGRDAQRMNILAGRIIAETVRTTLGPKGMDKMLVDELGDIIVTNDGVTILKEMSVEHPAAKMLIEVAKTQEKEVGDGTTTAVVIAGELLRKAEELLDQNIHPSVIINGYELARNKAIEELKNIAKEVKPEDTEMLKKIAMTSITGKGAEKAREKLAEIVVEAVRSVVDEETGKVDKDLIKVEKKEGAPIEETTLIKGVVIDKERVNPQMPKKVENAKIALLNCPIEVKETETDAEIRITDPSKLIEFIEQEEKMIKDMVDKIAATGANVVFCQKGIDDLAQHYLAKKGILAVRRVKKSDMEKLAKATGARIVTKIDDLTPEDLGEAGLVEERKVAGDAMIFVENCKHPKAVTILARGSTEHVVEEVARALEDAIGVVKCALEDGRIVAGGGAAEIELAKRLRKYSESIEGREQLAVRAFADALEVIPRTLAENSGLDPIDMLVKLRAAHEKEGGEVYGLDVFEGEVVNMLEKGVVEPLKVKTQAIDSATEASVMLLRIDDVIAAEKSKGEEKGGGMGGEDEEF
- the map gene encoding type II methionyl aminopeptidase, translated to MIDKILKAGEIAKKVREEAKKMIKPGVKLIDVAEFVENRIKELGGEPAFPCNLSINDIAAHYTPSFNDPLTFNDIDLVKLDLGVHVDGYIADTAVTIDLSGKYKELVRASEDALKEVINRIEIPMNIGEMGKIIQETIESYGFKPIANLSGHVMYRYELHTGISIPNVYEKTNKTIGVGDLVAIEPFATDGFGMVKDGELGNIYKFLAKRPIRLLKAKKLLDEISKKYPYLPFAERWVIKDKKDRFILNSLLKANAIYGYPILKEKEGGMVSQAEHTIYITEDKVIVITE
- the feoB gene encoding ferrous iron transport protein B — its product is MKEIALIGNPNVGKSSLFHKLTKENVYIGNWPGVTVEKKEGLFKYKDEKFKVIDLPGLYTLSSEGIDQKIAIDYLINNKPDLVINILDSTALEKNLYLTLELLDLGIKPLLVLNKIDKAEELGIKIDVEKLKEKLNLEVIPISVIKDINIDKLIEKIYELSKKQGDKKITLYSKEIEEKIKKLEEKFKDKKISRFLATKELGDEIVKERYRVIEEIIKECVKVEKKEDITNLLDEVILSKYGYLVMIPIFWLLFNFTFKTSAPLVDLISLFFNTLASYIKSLGNNFFINLLADGVIEGVGTVLSFIPILAFMFIFLAILEESGYLSRVPYLLDSILKKLGLPGEASIPLIISYGCNVPGVIATRVIRDRADRIITAIISPFIPCTARLPIFAFFIAMFFKSYQGILLVFYYFLGLFVAIFLTLILRRVVFKTPPMELIIELPHYNVPTFSSIFRNTWFRVKAFLYKASTIILLGSILIYLLTYPTPENSLSYYVGETLSHIFIQNWDWRAVVSLIYGVIAKELVVSSLEILYKGNLSFTLPSALSYLVFSLLYFPCIATLATLKSEVGWKWALFSMISSLLIAYILSSLIYAIASLILG
- a CDS encoding FeoA family protein gives rise to the protein MISLSDVKKGKFKILNIGGGFGIKERLKELGIVEGSVVKILKNDFGPVVLEVRGGKVAIGRGQAKKIFGEVLE